Genomic window (Zingiber officinale cultivar Zhangliang chromosome 2B, Zo_v1.1, whole genome shotgun sequence):
AGTCTTTGGATAGTAGAGCCACTATGCTGATCTATTACCATAGATGCTGCAggtcaattaaatttataatataaattgaCAACCATTAGCATACCTGTTGGTAGCCATTAAAACTTTAATGTTTCCTCTAGCATCAAAACCATCAAGCTGATTAACAATTTCAAGCATGGTACGTTGGACTTCATTGTCACCGCCAACCCCATCATCAAAACGAGCACCACCAATTGCATCCACTTCATCAAAGAAGACGATGCAAGCCTTCTTTGAGCGTGCCATCTGGatattagaaaattttgtttGGAACAGATTACAAATAACCAACAAAAAAAAAGTGCACTAAAAGATGACATGAAAAGATATTTAATATGGAAGGTTGACAACCTGAAAAAGTTCACGAACCATCCTAGCACCTTCTCCAACGTATTTTTGAACAAGTTCACTTCCAATTACACGAATAAAGCAAGCATCTGTTCTGTTAGCTACTGCTCTTGCTAGAAGAGTTTTACCAGTTCCAGGGGGGCCATAACAGAGAACACCTTTCGGAGGATCAATGCCTAACTTGACAAACTTCTCTGGATGAAGCATGGGGAGCTCTACAACCTGACGATATGGGGAAAAGTTAGCGAGAAGATGATGTGGAAGTTGATAACCATTTGGTATAATCCAATCTAATTTGCTTAGTTACAACCACAAACAATAAACAGAATCTTAAATGTATGAGATGTTACCCTCGGAAAAGGTATTTAATTAACACAAAAACTACATGGCCAATAAAATAACTAGAACACAGCTATAAATAAATTAGGTAACAAACGCACTTCTCGCATCTTCTCAATTTGTTCCTTGCATCCACCTACATCATTGTAGGTAACATCGGGCTTCTCTTCAACAGTCATCATTGTTACACTGGGATCAATCTTCGGAGGTAAAGGAATCTGAATTTGATATTTGTTCCTATCAACCCTGAATTTTGAAAGACGAAAAATTGAAAAAACATGCAGCATTCTAGAGAGAAAAATTCTCTAGTAATTCTGTCAGTAATACACCATTGAAGAATTGAAAAGCTACacaaaatttataaaacattttaCTCACCCTACACGCATCCCTTCTTCAATGTCAGTGGGGGAGACTTTATCTCCCAGTCCAACCACAAACTacacaagagagagagagagagagagagggagattACATTGTACATTCAttgtcaaattttaattaacagtctgaaattattaataaaaaacataaaaaaaaataccttagCTATTTGCTTaacattaattatatatttagcATCTTCTGTGTTTGGACTGATAATCTTAGTACACCTTGCAACCTTCAAGTGAAATAAACAACCACTTTaagcaaaaataagaaaattaataATACACAAGTTCATAAGAATCTGCTTACTTGAAGAGGTTGTTCTTCCTGCATCATTTGCTTGTCAGAGACTAAATCCCATTGACTTGGTGCAGCTAGACCAGTATCAGATTCCTTGATTCCTATAGTTGGAAGAGAGAGAATTAATCAATAGACAAGCAAACTTCAATTCAAATGTGGCAAAATTGGCCAAGTTTCCTAGATTATCTCAAGTGACAGTAAGATGCCACTGCATTTCTACCCACTAAGAAAATATTAAAGGGAAAATATACCAAAAGTGTGCATCCAGGCTGCTATGTAAATACATTCAGTGATTCACTTGATATCGTTATCTTAATTTTATGTCTAATACAAGCAAATCAATTCCCATGCACCTACTAGACCAAAATAATTTTAGCAAAAAAGTTTcataaaaaatatctaataagCTTTCAGATCTATGAACTCGAGGATTGACTCATATAAAGACTTGATGGGCACACAACTAGCGACTATTCCATCCAATTGTTAAAAaccacacacatatatatacatatatccaTATATATGTTCATCTGATAaccttaaaagaattttaaaatgtaaATGATTAAACTAAAGAATGAAAGTTCTGAGGAACTTAACAGCAAATGCTTGTAACAAGAATTCAGGTGAAAAACTAAGATGATTTCTGGATGAGTATAATTGGCTTAGACCTAACCCTATGATCTGTTTACATTACTCATATAAGGTGAGGGATGTTTTTAAACATCTTAAATATATCCAAAACAGGAACTATGTATACATTAATGCAAAAATTGCAAAGAGGTATCAAAAACCATCAAGTTACCAATCTAGATTTGTTACATTATATATAACACCAGTATTAAATTAATATGGAATTTTATTTACTCAAGAACAAGCCTTTTTTCCCTGAAAAGCATTTTATACCAATGATTGCGCATTAACCTACAGCTACAACAAAGGATAAAAACATCAATTTCCAAGCATACCACATAGATCGTTAACCTTCTTGGCCAATTCCTTAATTTCCTTTTCCACCTTTTTAATGTTTGTAGAGTAAGGTCCCAAACCCTGCCATCAAATATTATCAAAAGGAATAAGAACAGGAATATGACGTCCAAACACATGAAGTCAAATCTAGAGATCCACAAGCCATAGTAAACAACAATCAGCACCAGAGATCCAACATAGAAACATGGGAACCACGCCAGCAAGAAGCCTGATTCAGTTAAGTCACAAGCAACAGACCAACACAAATGAAAAACCAATACTTAATAGTTGAAGAGCGTAGATTCAGAAAATTATTTTCTATTGACGCGGATTCTCGCACTAAAATCAgaaaaattagaataaaaaaacTACCTCAACTAATAATTCAAATATTTTCCTCGCTCAAGCAAAAATTCTAATTCATCCCCTGA
Coding sequences:
- the LOC122046786 gene encoding 26S proteasome regulatory subunit 7A-like; amino-acid sequence: MAPEPEDEINEKNPRPLDEDDIALLKTYGLGPYSTNIKKVEKEIKELAKKVNDLCGIKESDTGLAAPSQWDLVSDKQMMQEEQPLQVARCTKIISPNTEDAKYIINVKQIAKFVVGLGDKVSPTDIEEGMRVGVDRNKYQIQIPLPPKIDPSVTMMTVEEKPDVTYNDVGGCKEQIEKMREVVELPMLHPEKFVKLGIDPPKGVLCYGPPGTGKTLLARAVANRTDACFIRVIGSELVQKYVGEGARMVRELFQMARSKKACIVFFDEVDAIGGARFDDGVGGDNEVQRTMLEIVNQLDGFDARGNIKVLMATNRPDTLDPALLRPGRLDRKVEFGLPDLEGRTQIFKIHTRTMNCDRDIRFELLARLCPNSTGADIRSVCTEAGMYAIRARRKTVTEKDFLDAVNKVIKGYQKFSATPKYMVYN